A region from the Pithys albifrons albifrons isolate INPA30051 chromosome Z, PitAlb_v1, whole genome shotgun sequence genome encodes:
- the HTR1A gene encoding 5-hydroxytryptamine receptor 1A codes for MDVANNTTSPARSPEGTGGSGLTEVTLGYQVLTSLLLGTLILCAVSGNACVIAAIALERSLQTVANYLIGSLAVTDLMVSVLVLPMAALYQVLNKWTLGQVTCDIFISLDVLCCTSSILHLCAIALDRYWAITDPIDYVNKRTPRRAAMLISLTWLIGFLISIPPMLGWRTPEDRSNPDACTISKDHGYTIYSTFGAFYIPLLLMLVLYGRIFKAARFRIRKTVKKTEKKKIADTCLTLSPATGQKKGNGEPGKGWRRTVEPQLGACVNGAVRQGQDGTALEIIEVQRCNSSSKTHLPLPSEACGSPPPSSFGKRNEKNTEAKRRMALSRERKTVKTLGIIMGTFILCWLPFFIVALVLPFCDSKCYMPAWLGAVINWLGYSNSLLNPIIYAYFNKDFQSAFKKIIKCKFCRQ; via the coding sequence ATGGATGTGGCCAACAACACTACCTCCCCAGCGCGCTCCCCCGAGGGGACAGGCGGTTCCGGACTCACCGAGGTGACTCTGGGCTATCAGGTActcacctccctgctcctgggcacGCTTATCCTGTGCGCCGTGAGCGGCAACGCCTGCGTGATCGCGGCCATCGCCCTGGAGCGCTCCCTGCAAACCGTGGCCAACTATTTGATCGGCTCACTGGCCGTCACCGATCTCATGGTGTcggtgctggtgctgcccatgGCGGCCCTCTACCAGGTGCTGAACAAGTGGACACTGGGGCAGGTCACCTGCGACATCTTCATCTCGCTGGATGTGCTTTGCTGTACCTCTTCCATCCTGCACCTGTGCGCCATCGCCTTGGACAGGTATTGGGCCATCACGGACCCCATTGACTATGTCAACAAGCGGACTCCCCGACGAGCGGCCATGCTTATCAGCTTGACCTGGCTTATCGGCTTCTTGATATCCATCCCTcccatgctgggctggaggacGCCGGAGGACCGCTCGAACCCCGACGCCTGCACCATCAGTAAGGACCACGGGTACACCATCTACTCCACCTTCGGCGCCTTCTATATCCCGCTTCTCCTCATGCTGGTGCTCTACGGTCGCATCTTCAAGGCGGCCCGCTTTAGAATCCGCAAGACAGTCAAGAAAACGGAGAAGAAGAAAATCGCCGATACCTGCCTCACCCTCTCTCCGGCCACCGGGCAGAAGAAAGGCAATGGGGAGCCCGGCAAGGGCTGGCGGCGAACTGTAGAGCCCCAGCTGGGTGCCTGCGTTAACGGCGCGGTGCGGCAGGGCCAGGATGGGACCGCCTTGGAGATCATCGAGGTCCAGCGCTGCAACAGTTCCTCCAAGACTCACCTGCCGCTGCCCAGCGAGGCGTGCGGCTCCCCACCGCCCTCCTCCTTCGGGAAACGCAATGAGAAGAACACGGAGGCCAAACGGAGAATGGCTCTGTCCCGGGAGAGGAAGACTGTCAAGACCCTGGGCATCATTATGGGCACCTTCATCCTCTGTTGGCTGCCGTTCTTCATTGTGGCCCTGGTCCTGCCCTTTTGTGACAGTAAGTGCTACATGCCCGCGTGGTTAGGGGCAGTCATCAACTGGCTGGGCTACTCCAACTCCCTTCTCAACCCCATTATCTATGCCTATTTCAACAAAGACTTCCAAAGtgcttttaagaaaattatCAAGTGCAAATTTTGCCGGCAGTGA